Proteins encoded together in one Desulfosporosinus meridiei DSM 13257 window:
- the xseA gene encoding exodeoxyribonuclease VII large subunit, protein MPKIWTVSELVGRISQVLQEHWDLHNCWISGELSNFKYHRASGHWYFTLKDESSNLKGVMFKSRAERVRFLPSDGLKVLIRGNIRMYERDGTIQLYAEEMEPSGLGQLYLAFEQLKKKLAEEGLFDPIRKKSIPRLPRRIGIVTSPTGAAIRDIINIIERRHPRMSWILAPAAVQGEGAPFEVAQAIERLNRHGSVDVIIVGRGGGSLEELWAFNTDIVARAIAASVIPIISAVGHETDVTIADYVADLRAPTPSAAAELAVPILDELQLLVAQMSLRMRGAMAILIERKRQQIAGLANKGPLRDPFWRIDQNRQRLDSLQMRLQEGMTRFVIDKNGILNLLAAKLDLLSPLAILGRGYSLAYKEDGTLLRSIHDIEVDSHIQVRLSEGRLSCSVLEKGI, encoded by the coding sequence GTGCCGAAAATATGGACTGTTTCTGAGTTGGTGGGCCGAATCAGTCAGGTCTTGCAGGAACATTGGGATTTACATAATTGTTGGATAAGCGGGGAACTGTCAAACTTTAAGTATCATCGGGCTTCAGGTCATTGGTATTTTACCCTTAAAGATGAGTCGTCGAATTTAAAAGGGGTAATGTTTAAGAGTCGGGCCGAACGAGTGCGTTTTCTTCCTTCTGATGGTCTAAAAGTTCTAATTCGTGGTAATATTCGTATGTATGAGCGAGATGGTACTATACAGCTTTATGCAGAGGAAATGGAACCCAGTGGGCTTGGTCAACTGTACTTGGCTTTTGAACAGTTGAAAAAGAAACTGGCTGAAGAAGGGTTGTTCGATCCCATTCGCAAGAAGAGTATACCACGTTTGCCAAGGCGCATTGGGATTGTAACAAGCCCGACGGGGGCAGCAATTCGAGATATTATTAATATTATTGAACGCCGACATCCGCGGATGTCCTGGATATTAGCGCCGGCTGCTGTCCAAGGTGAAGGGGCACCTTTTGAAGTGGCCCAAGCAATTGAGCGCCTCAACCGCCATGGGTCTGTCGATGTAATTATTGTCGGGCGAGGCGGAGGTTCTTTAGAAGAATTATGGGCTTTTAATACCGATATAGTTGCCCGTGCTATCGCCGCTTCGGTTATTCCTATTATATCAGCGGTAGGTCATGAAACCGATGTAACCATTGCAGATTACGTAGCAGATTTAAGGGCGCCGACCCCTTCAGCTGCAGCAGAGCTGGCTGTGCCCATTTTAGATGAGCTTCAGTTGTTAGTAGCTCAAATGAGCCTTCGGATGCGGGGGGCTATGGCAATTTTAATTGAACGGAAACGGCAGCAGATTGCCGGCCTTGCTAACAAAGGGCCCCTCAGAGACCCCTTCTGGCGAATAGATCAGAATCGTCAACGCTTAGATTCTTTGCAAATGCGCCTTCAAGAGGGGATGACTAGATTTGTAATCGATAAAAATGGTATACTAAATTTATTGGCTGCAAAGCTGGATTTACTAAGTCCTTTAGCGATTCTGGGAAGAGGCTACTCACTGGCTTATAAAGAAGACGGTACCTTGCTTCGATCAATTCATGACATTGAGGTTGATTCACATATACAAGTTCGTTTAAGCGAAGGGCGTCTAAGCTGCAGCGTTTTGGAGAAGGGGATTTAA
- the xseB gene encoding exodeoxyribonuclease VII small subunit, producing the protein MSIDIETGDLFNLGHDKVEENTADEPKSLEMGLQSLEEIVRTLEQKDLPLEKALNLFKDGVGLVQYCSQVLDQAEKQMEILLEGSDGQLQIKPASFDGKDER; encoded by the coding sequence ATGAGTATAGATATAGAGACGGGGGATCTTTTTAATTTAGGGCATGATAAAGTAGAAGAAAACACAGCCGATGAGCCAAAATCCTTAGAGATGGGGCTTCAGAGTTTGGAAGAGATTGTAAGGACATTGGAACAGAAGGATTTGCCTTTAGAAAAAGCTCTGAACTTATTTAAAGATGGCGTAGGTCTCGTACAATATTGTTCACAAGTTTTGGATCAAGCTGAAAAACAGATGGAGATATTACTTGAAGGTTCAGATGGACAGTTGCAAATAAAGCCAGCTAGTTTTGATGGGAAGGATGAACGTTAG
- the gltA gene encoding NADPH-dependent glutamate synthase — MAENIESTKKVKIPRHEMPCQEPEVRARNFEEVALGYTEETAIEEAKRCLQCKKPKCVTGCPVEVLIPEFIKKVAEGDFQEAGNVLKIKNSLPAVCGRVCPQENQCESKCILGIKGESVAIGRLERFAADFGMKTGKSVFEKPALSGKRVAIIGAGPAGLACAGDLAKAGHAVTVLEALHVAGGVLMYGIPQFRLPKEIVQTEIENLKTMGVEILTNQVVGKITSVDELMENGYDAVFIGTGAGLPYFMDIPGENLNGVYSANEFLTRTNLMKGYKFPDYATPVKVGKNVAVLGAGNVAMDSARTALRLGAENVYIIYRRSRDEMPARKEELEHAEEEGIQFRLLTNPVAIEGDERGWVKSLTCLRYELGEPDASGRRAPIAIKGSEFDIPMDTVVVAIGQGPNPLVTTSTPGLELNKRGNIVADPETLMTSKPGVFAGGDIVTGAATVILAMGAGKKAAAGIDQYLKGK; from the coding sequence ATGGCTGAGAACATTGAAAGCACAAAGAAAGTTAAAATCCCTCGTCATGAAATGCCTTGTCAGGAACCGGAAGTACGGGCGCGTAATTTTGAAGAAGTTGCTTTAGGCTATACAGAAGAAACAGCTATAGAAGAAGCTAAGCGTTGTTTGCAATGCAAAAAGCCTAAATGTGTTACAGGGTGTCCTGTGGAAGTTCTTATTCCGGAGTTTATCAAAAAGGTTGCCGAAGGAGATTTTCAGGAAGCTGGTAATGTTCTGAAAATTAAAAATTCTCTGCCTGCTGTTTGTGGTCGGGTTTGCCCTCAAGAAAATCAATGTGAGAGTAAATGTATTTTAGGTATTAAGGGAGAGTCCGTTGCTATTGGCCGACTTGAGCGTTTTGCAGCTGACTTCGGCATGAAGACTGGTAAATCTGTGTTCGAGAAACCGGCACTGAGTGGTAAGCGGGTAGCTATTATTGGAGCCGGGCCTGCAGGATTGGCATGCGCCGGCGACTTGGCAAAAGCAGGGCATGCTGTGACTGTGCTTGAAGCCTTACATGTTGCCGGGGGAGTACTGATGTACGGAATTCCTCAATTCCGTCTGCCTAAAGAAATTGTCCAAACTGAAATTGAAAATCTGAAAACCATGGGCGTAGAGATTCTAACCAATCAGGTTGTTGGGAAAATCACCTCTGTTGATGAGCTTATGGAAAATGGGTATGACGCCGTGTTCATTGGGACAGGCGCAGGACTTCCCTACTTTATGGATATCCCAGGAGAGAACTTAAATGGTGTTTATTCAGCCAATGAGTTCTTAACAAGGACAAACTTAATGAAGGGCTATAAGTTCCCAGACTATGCTACTCCAGTAAAAGTTGGGAAAAATGTTGCCGTCTTAGGTGCCGGTAATGTGGCCATGGACTCTGCTCGGACAGCTTTACGTTTAGGAGCGGAAAACGTCTATATTATCTATCGTCGTTCTCGTGACGAAATGCCTGCCCGTAAAGAAGAACTAGAGCATGCAGAGGAAGAGGGGATACAATTCCGCCTGTTGACAAACCCTGTAGCTATCGAAGGGGACGAGCGCGGATGGGTGAAAAGTTTAACCTGCTTGCGCTATGAGCTGGGAGAACCCGATGCTTCAGGACGCCGTGCTCCTATTGCAATTAAAGGCTCTGAATTTGATATCCCTATGGATACTGTCGTAGTGGCTATCGGACAAGGCCCGAACCCACTGGTTACAACATCCACACCGGGCTTAGAGTTAAACAAACGGGGTAATATCGTTGCAGATCCAGAGACCTTGATGACTTCAAAGCCAGGCGTTTTTGCCGGCGGTGACATCGTAACAGGTGCCGCAACTGTTATTTTGGCTATGGGGGCCGGTAAAAAAGCTGCTGCAGGTATTGATCAATACCTTAAGGGAAAGTAA
- a CDS encoding Asp23/Gls24 family envelope stress response protein — protein MESMGTDNSLGSIRIADEVVEVIAGLAASEVEGVVGMSGGLVGDLANMLGRNKNLSKGVKVEVGEHEVAVDLFIVVEYGVSIPDVAFSVQQAVKEAIESMTGLKVVEANVHVQGVNFKPVVETKEEDLRLK, from the coding sequence ATGGAAAGTATGGGTACAGATAATTCCCTGGGATCTATTCGAATCGCGGATGAAGTTGTAGAAGTCATAGCCGGATTAGCTGCTTCAGAAGTAGAGGGCGTCGTAGGCATGAGCGGTGGTCTGGTTGGAGACTTAGCTAACATGTTGGGGAGAAATAAAAACCTGTCCAAAGGAGTTAAGGTTGAAGTCGGTGAACATGAGGTAGCTGTAGATTTGTTTATTGTTGTGGAGTATGGTGTATCAATTCCCGACGTAGCTTTTAGTGTTCAGCAAGCTGTAAAAGAGGCCATTGAGAGTATGACTGGACTTAAAGTCGTAGAGGCAAATGTTCATGTGCAAGGGGTTAATTTTAAACCGGTTGTGGAAACCAAAGAAGAAGACTTACGTTTAAAGTAA
- the nusB gene encoding transcription antitermination factor NusB: MSRRLARETALQVLFQRDLTKEPLIIAEEVKRWADEFVVPEPSRGFAQELVEGTIDHQNEIDQTISSYAQDWSINRMAKVDRNVMRLATYEILFRSDIPGRVSLNEAIELAKRFGGEESAKFVNGILDRIVDSNLKAEKKGEL, encoded by the coding sequence TTGAGTCGAAGATTAGCTCGAGAAACTGCATTACAAGTGCTTTTTCAAAGAGACCTGACTAAAGAACCATTGATTATTGCAGAAGAAGTTAAGCGCTGGGCTGATGAATTTGTTGTTCCCGAGCCCAGTAGGGGGTTTGCGCAGGAACTTGTTGAAGGGACAATAGATCATCAAAATGAAATTGATCAAACAATTTCTTCATATGCTCAAGATTGGTCTATTAATCGTATGGCTAAGGTGGATAGAAATGTAATGCGCTTGGCTACTTATGAGATTCTTTTCCGTTCTGATATCCCCGGTCGTGTAAGTCTCAATGAAGCAATTGAGCTGGCTAAGCGATTTGGAGGAGAAGAATCAGCTAAGTTCGTTAATGGGATACTGGATCGAATCGTGGACAGCAATCTGAAAGCCGAAAAAAAGGGTGAACTTTGA
- a CDS encoding cyclodeaminase/cyclohydrolase family protein — MDMSKIWEWTTDEFLTVSASSSPTPGGGSVSAYVGALAASMTCMVANLTVGKEKYKDVEPQVKEILTEAEEVLSLLKTGLSQDIAEFSNFMDVLKLPKGTDEEKAVRTEKMQEVLVSATNTPLGISQNCFRVLQLAQKLAPIGNKGAISDVGVSAYLAESALKSAMLSVDINLPGIKDPEYQERVKAERARLFEQAAIICAETVAVVQSRM, encoded by the coding sequence ATGGATATGAGCAAAATTTGGGAATGGACCACAGATGAATTCTTGACAGTGTCAGCCAGCTCTTCCCCAACACCAGGAGGCGGAAGTGTTTCCGCCTATGTCGGAGCCTTGGCAGCTTCAATGACTTGTATGGTGGCTAACCTTACCGTTGGCAAGGAAAAGTACAAAGACGTTGAACCCCAAGTGAAAGAGATCTTGACTGAAGCCGAGGAAGTCTTAAGTCTGTTGAAAACGGGTTTAAGCCAGGATATCGCTGAGTTCTCCAATTTCATGGATGTCTTGAAGCTACCAAAAGGTACAGATGAAGAAAAAGCTGTGCGCACTGAGAAAATGCAGGAAGTCTTAGTATCTGCTACTAACACTCCGCTGGGAATTTCTCAAAACTGCTTTAGAGTTCTGCAGTTAGCTCAAAAGCTTGCCCCAATCGGCAACAAGGGAGCAATCAGTGATGTGGGTGTATCCGCATACTTAGCTGAAAGTGCTCTTAAATCTGCAATGCTTAGTGTCGACATTAACTTGCCCGGAATTAAGGACCCAGAGTATCAGGAGCGAGTTAAGGCAGAACGAGCCAGACTCTTTGAACAGGCTGCAATCATTTGTGCTGAGACAGTTGCAGTGGTACAAAGCAGAATGTAG
- a CDS encoding DUF3102 domain-containing protein, with the protein MTPTAERTPRIIAAEINTINHQTGRTLLTNAIEIGGRLKEAKALVRHGEWGKWLVESVRYSQRSAGRLIQLYEAYGPFPDLETDPNWSALSNLTYTNALILLDVPEELRADFIAHNDVENMSSRELKRAVGFTGADGDGEHALSLPKLDQALRKIDELEKALNSMIAKISVLADQVWSLEQRVEEASSKFRAGRKSAAGKEANSEDSPKEAAPAEAQNLPAEGPPIPVQGAEFPGSPQVPEMTESAAPEAVPAKIPSASSRSSAPVLVTSNLTVPEFPKFTASGFENADPEYYTRQAESLFKFHRSNIRNSFEQLTLLLTVLTRKDKEMKERLRKQLKAFLENMAKSISQWPPGIKMS; encoded by the coding sequence ATGACTCCTACAGCGGAACGAACCCCGCGGATTATCGCGGCTGAAATAAACACAATCAACCATCAGACCGGAAGGACTTTGCTGACTAACGCCATTGAGATCGGCGGGCGGCTGAAAGAAGCTAAGGCTCTGGTCAGGCATGGAGAATGGGGAAAATGGCTGGTTGAGTCAGTCCGTTATTCCCAGCGTTCAGCCGGAAGGTTGATTCAGCTATATGAGGCCTATGGCCCATTCCCTGATCTTGAAACCGATCCGAATTGGTCAGCGCTGTCTAATTTGACCTACACCAACGCCCTCATCCTTCTCGACGTTCCGGAAGAACTGCGGGCGGACTTTATCGCCCACAACGATGTGGAGAACATGTCTTCCCGGGAGCTTAAGCGGGCTGTGGGATTTACCGGGGCTGACGGAGACGGGGAGCATGCCCTGTCTCTGCCGAAACTAGACCAGGCCTTGCGGAAGATCGACGAACTGGAAAAGGCACTGAACTCCATGATCGCCAAAATCAGTGTCCTTGCCGACCAGGTCTGGAGCCTGGAGCAGAGGGTAGAGGAGGCATCGTCAAAATTCCGGGCAGGACGGAAGAGTGCTGCGGGGAAAGAGGCGAATTCGGAGGACAGCCCAAAAGAAGCAGCGCCGGCTGAGGCCCAAAACCTCCCAGCCGAGGGTCCGCCCATACCCGTTCAAGGCGCTGAATTTCCCGGATCCCCTCAAGTCCCCGAAATGACGGAGTCAGCCGCTCCGGAAGCGGTTCCTGCCAAAATCCCCTCTGCCTCCTCGCGTTCCTCAGCTCCCGTGCTCGTTACTTCTAATTTAACGGTGCCCGAGTTTCCCAAGTTTACAGCATCAGGATTTGAAAACGCCGATCCTGAATACTATACCCGGCAGGCCGAATCGCTGTTTAAATTTCACCGCAGCAATATTCGAAACTCCTTTGAGCAGCTCACCCTGTTGTTGACCGTGCTGACCAGGAAGGACAAGGAGATGAAGGAGAGACTGCGTAAGCAGCTCAAAGCCTTCCTGGAGAACATGGCCAAAAGCATCAGTCAATGGCCTCCCGGGATTAAAATGTCATAA
- a CDS encoding polyprenyl synthetase family protein has translation MFKETFQRYLTMIEETLAQLPWRKNSLDESMYYSLIGGGKRIRPVLALASAEAVGGKPESILRAAAALELIHTYSLIHDDLPAMDNDDYRRGRLANHKIYGEAGAILAGDALLTYAFELLASLELGQPERELRIIREVAVASGKDGMVRGQVADITAEGKVLTLPEIEEIHKGKTGAILTVSARLGGVLGGGSEDDIQALTDYAQALGLAFQIKDDILDVIGDSETLGKPAGSDLRQGKSTYVSLLGLEGASEELHSQILKAQAAIKPFGQKGNFLNELALYIEERKH, from the coding sequence GTGTTTAAGGAAACCTTTCAACGATATCTGACTATGATCGAAGAAACTCTGGCACAGTTGCCATGGAGAAAGAATAGTCTAGATGAGAGTATGTATTATTCCTTAATCGGAGGGGGAAAACGAATTCGCCCAGTGTTAGCGCTAGCCTCAGCCGAAGCTGTGGGTGGAAAACCTGAAAGTATCCTAAGAGCCGCTGCAGCTCTGGAACTTATCCACACCTACTCATTAATTCATGATGATTTGCCGGCGATGGATAATGATGACTATCGCCGGGGGAGATTAGCCAATCATAAAATTTACGGTGAGGCGGGAGCAATCCTGGCGGGAGATGCCCTCTTAACCTATGCTTTTGAACTGCTGGCCAGTCTAGAGCTGGGTCAACCGGAAAGGGAACTGCGGATTATTCGTGAAGTCGCTGTTGCTTCAGGGAAAGACGGCATGGTTAGAGGGCAGGTTGCGGATATAACCGCTGAGGGAAAAGTCCTTACTTTGCCTGAGATTGAAGAAATTCATAAGGGTAAAACTGGAGCCATATTGACAGTTTCGGCACGTCTCGGAGGAGTTTTAGGTGGTGGGTCTGAAGATGATATACAAGCACTTACTGATTATGCTCAAGCCTTAGGGTTAGCATTTCAGATAAAAGATGATATTTTAGATGTGATTGGGGACAGTGAAACTCTCGGTAAGCCGGCAGGGAGTGATCTGCGACAGGGTAAATCGACTTACGTTTCTTTGCTAGGGCTTGAGGGAGCATCAGAAGAATTGCATTCTCAAATTCTCAAAGCTCAAGCCGCAATTAAACCATTCGGGCAAAAGGGAAACTTTCTTAATGAGCTGGCACTTTATATTGAAGAACGCAAACACTAA
- the accC gene encoding acetyl-CoA carboxylase biotin carboxylase subunit: MFKKILIANRGEIALRIIRACRELDIETVAVFSEGDREALHVKAADEAVCIGPVASAKSYLNIPNIISAAELTGVDAIHPGYGFLSENARFSEICESCNITFIGPSPKVIETMGDKATARKTMIEGGVPVVPGSKDIITDEKTAGIVAEEIGYPVLIKASAGGGGKGMRVAQNAKELSKSIKAAQNEAQASFGNAEVYLEKYVEEPRHIEIQVLGDNYGNVIHLGERDCSLQRRHQKLLEESPSSAISPELRERMGAVAVQAAKSANYSNAGTIEFLLDRHGNFYFIEMNTRIQVEHPVTEMVTGLDLVKEQIRLAAGEPLGYTQADIQMRGWAIECRINAENPDKNFMPSPGPITIYHAPGGPGVRVDSAVYQGYAVSPYYDSMVGKLIVWGATRQEAIARMKRALEEFVIEGIHTTIPFHLKVLDNAFYQRGEVYTNFIQRRILGE, translated from the coding sequence ATGTTTAAGAAAATCCTGATTGCGAATCGCGGGGAAATTGCCTTGCGTATCATAAGAGCATGTCGCGAACTTGATATCGAGACAGTCGCTGTTTTTTCTGAAGGAGATCGGGAGGCATTGCACGTTAAGGCCGCAGACGAAGCGGTTTGCATAGGGCCCGTAGCTAGTGCCAAGAGTTACCTCAATATTCCTAACATCATCAGTGCTGCAGAATTGACAGGCGTTGATGCAATACACCCCGGCTATGGTTTTTTATCTGAAAACGCCCGCTTCTCTGAAATCTGTGAGTCATGTAATATCACCTTTATCGGGCCGTCTCCTAAAGTTATCGAAACTATGGGAGACAAGGCTACCGCCAGAAAAACAATGATAGAAGGCGGTGTCCCTGTAGTCCCGGGATCTAAGGATATTATTACCGATGAAAAAACCGCAGGAATTGTTGCTGAAGAAATTGGCTATCCTGTGCTAATTAAGGCCTCGGCCGGTGGTGGAGGCAAAGGAATGCGGGTTGCTCAGAATGCTAAAGAGTTGAGCAAATCCATCAAAGCAGCTCAAAATGAAGCCCAAGCTTCCTTTGGCAATGCTGAGGTCTACTTGGAAAAATATGTGGAAGAACCCAGACACATTGAGATTCAAGTGTTGGGTGATAACTACGGCAATGTCATTCATTTAGGCGAGCGGGATTGTTCTCTGCAACGCCGCCATCAAAAGCTTCTGGAAGAGTCCCCATCGAGTGCCATAAGTCCAGAGTTGAGAGAAAGAATGGGTGCAGTAGCCGTGCAGGCGGCAAAGTCTGCAAATTATTCTAATGCAGGAACCATAGAGTTTTTGTTAGATCGTCATGGCAACTTCTATTTTATTGAAATGAATACGCGTATTCAGGTCGAGCATCCGGTTACTGAAATGGTGACAGGTCTGGACTTGGTAAAAGAGCAAATTCGTTTAGCAGCAGGGGAACCTCTGGGCTATACTCAAGCAGATATCCAAATGCGTGGTTGGGCCATTGAATGTAGAATTAATGCGGAAAACCCTGATAAGAACTTTATGCCCTCTCCTGGGCCGATTACCATCTATCATGCTCCGGGTGGACCTGGGGTAAGAGTGGATAGTGCGGTTTATCAAGGGTATGCTGTTTCCCCCTATTACGACTCCATGGTTGGAAAGTTGATTGTCTGGGGTGCCACTAGACAGGAAGCAATTGCCCGCATGAAACGTGCCCTTGAGGAATTTGTCATTGAAGGGATTCACACAACGATACCCTTCCACTTAAAAGTATTGGACAATGCTTTTTATCAACGTGGCGAAGTTTACACAAACTTTATTCAACGTCGAATCTTAGGAGAATAA
- a CDS encoding DUF2273 domain-containing protein, whose amino-acid sequence MRGFWLKIEEKISRSLVWALDNHPGKLLGTSIGFMLGLLFVTLGFWQTLVLVLFAVIGFVLGKRQDEHKDLSAWVEKTFNKY is encoded by the coding sequence ATGAGGGGCTTTTGGTTAAAAATTGAAGAGAAAATTTCTCGGTCTTTAGTTTGGGCCTTGGATAATCACCCTGGCAAGCTTTTGGGAACATCTATAGGTTTTATGCTGGGACTTTTGTTTGTGACGCTAGGTTTCTGGCAAACACTGGTGTTGGTTTTATTTGCTGTGATAGGTTTTGTTTTAGGAAAACGCCAAGATGAGCATAAAGACCTTTCAGCATGGGTAGAAAAGACTTTTAACAAGTATTAA
- a CDS encoding bifunctional 5,10-methylenetetrahydrofolate dehydrogenase/5,10-methenyltetrahydrofolate cyclohydrolase yields MAQLLDGKTVSKILKEEIREEIAQWKEKGVNPKLAVILVGDDPASVVYARSKQKVCEGIGMAFELFTMPGSTPEADILSKIEELNKDQAVHGIMIELPLPKGIQKETVMAAVRPDKDVDGVHPINRGYILSGEEGLFPATPQSCIELLLRSGVQIAGKHVVIVGRGETVGKPLVFLILKHNATVTICHSKTPDLGAFTRQADILVAAVGRAKLIKKDMVKAGAIVVDAGINETPDGICGDVDFEAVQDVADLISPVPGGVGSLTTALIMRNVLKGIVLQGGAK; encoded by the coding sequence TTGGCACAATTATTAGACGGAAAAACAGTATCCAAAATTTTGAAAGAAGAAATTCGTGAGGAAATTGCACAATGGAAAGAAAAGGGTGTGAACCCTAAACTTGCCGTTATATTAGTCGGTGATGACCCGGCTTCGGTAGTTTATGCCAGATCCAAGCAGAAAGTCTGTGAGGGAATCGGGATGGCCTTCGAACTTTTCACAATGCCAGGTTCGACACCGGAAGCTGATATTTTGTCAAAGATTGAAGAGCTTAATAAGGATCAAGCGGTTCACGGTATTATGATTGAACTTCCGCTGCCAAAGGGAATTCAAAAAGAAACTGTTATGGCTGCAGTACGTCCTGATAAAGATGTGGACGGAGTTCACCCCATCAATCGCGGATATATTCTAAGCGGCGAGGAAGGATTATTCCCAGCTACTCCACAAAGTTGTATTGAATTGCTTCTTCGCTCAGGAGTTCAAATTGCCGGTAAACACGTTGTTATCGTCGGCCGTGGCGAAACAGTGGGCAAACCTTTAGTTTTCTTGATACTTAAACACAATGCTACAGTGACAATTTGCCACTCTAAGACTCCAGACCTGGGGGCTTTCACAAGGCAAGCAGATATTTTGGTTGCAGCGGTAGGCCGTGCTAAGCTGATCAAAAAAGATATGGTCAAAGCCGGCGCAATTGTAGTTGATGCCGGAATCAATGAAACGCCTGACGGAATCTGCGGGGATGTTGACTTTGAGGCAGTTCAAGATGTAGCTGACTTAATTTCTCCGGTACCCGGTGGTGTTGGATCCCTGACCACAGCTTTAATTATGCGTAATGTTCTGAAAGGAATCGTTTTGCAAGGAGGGGCTAAGTAA
- the amaP gene encoding alkaline shock response membrane anchor protein AmaP: MLAYTLGLILFLGALTILAVASGWGLPYFLITQGLDWLRFNPWESIIMAGALLLLGLLLFIRPRTSNDNSFRTSLKGGDVRISQDALQEIITRSAKGLPGVLQVGSSLRQREAGLEIIVFCQFEQGVIIPQISEEILKKVKEDVELYTGIIVAEVKVLVRRLEKVRPVRVR, translated from the coding sequence ATGTTGGCCTATACTTTAGGATTGATTCTATTTCTGGGGGCACTGACTATATTAGCAGTAGCCTCAGGATGGGGACTACCATACTTTTTAATAACTCAAGGGCTTGATTGGTTAAGATTTAATCCTTGGGAGAGTATTATTATGGCTGGAGCTTTACTATTGTTAGGATTGCTATTGTTTATCCGACCACGGACGAGTAATGATAATTCCTTTCGGACATCTTTAAAAGGTGGAGATGTTCGAATTTCTCAAGATGCCCTTCAGGAGATTATTACACGCAGTGCCAAAGGGCTGCCCGGAGTTTTGCAAGTTGGATCAAGTCTTAGACAACGCGAAGCTGGGCTTGAGATTATCGTGTTTTGTCAGTTTGAACAGGGGGTCATAATTCCTCAAATATCTGAAGAAATTTTGAAGAAGGTTAAAGAGGATGTCGAGCTTTATACCGGAATAATTGTGGCAGAGGTGAAAGTGCTGGTGCGTCGCTTAGAAAAGGTTCGTCCGGTACGTGTGCGATGA
- a CDS encoding sulfide/dihydroorotate dehydrogenase-like FAD/NAD-binding protein, with translation MYHVVKKRLLATGIALLDVNAPAVAAKVEPGQFVIVRVDEQSERIPLTVMDFDREKGTITIVVQDVGYSSAIITGMNEGDAFQDFVGPLGVESEIENYGTVVCIGGGLGIAPIHPIARALKDAGNHVISVLGARSADLLILEDEMAAASSEVVIATNDGSKGVKGFVTDGLAEVLAQGHQVKAIWAIGPMIMMKAVVDYTRSLGIKTIVSMNPIMVDGTGMCGACRISVGNETKFACVDGPEFDGHLVDFDLAMKRLAFYKDEENRAKARLECNHEGGHH, from the coding sequence ATGTACCACGTTGTTAAAAAAAGACTATTGGCAACCGGTATTGCCTTACTGGACGTCAATGCACCAGCCGTGGCCGCAAAAGTTGAGCCAGGGCAATTTGTTATTGTCCGTGTAGACGAGCAGAGTGAGCGTATTCCTTTGACAGTAATGGATTTTGATCGTGAAAAGGGTACTATCACGATTGTTGTTCAAGATGTTGGGTACTCGTCAGCAATTATAACGGGTATGAATGAAGGAGATGCATTTCAAGACTTTGTAGGTCCGTTGGGAGTCGAATCCGAAATTGAAAATTATGGTACTGTTGTTTGCATCGGAGGAGGTTTAGGCATTGCTCCTATTCATCCGATAGCTCGGGCTTTAAAAGATGCCGGAAATCATGTTATCTCCGTCCTAGGTGCGAGAAGTGCAGATTTGCTGATTTTAGAAGATGAGATGGCCGCTGCAAGCAGTGAAGTTGTCATAGCCACAAATGATGGCAGTAAAGGTGTTAAAGGATTTGTAACAGACGGACTTGCTGAAGTGTTAGCCCAAGGCCACCAAGTTAAGGCTATTTGGGCCATTGGCCCGATGATTATGATGAAAGCTGTTGTCGATTATACTCGCTCATTAGGCATCAAAACCATTGTTAGTATGAATCCTATTATGGTTGATGGAACAGGCATGTGTGGTGCATGTCGGATTAGCGTAGGCAATGAGACAAAATTTGCTTGTGTCGATGGGCCGGAGTTTGATGGACACTTAGTTGATTTTGACTTAGCAATGAAGCGTCTCGCTTTTTATAAAGATGAAGAGAATAGGGCCAAAGCCCGACTAGAATGCAATCATGAAGGAGGGCATCACTAA